The Musa acuminata AAA Group cultivar baxijiao chromosome BXJ1-3, Cavendish_Baxijiao_AAA, whole genome shotgun sequence genome window below encodes:
- the LOC135617565 gene encoding glucan endo-1,3-beta-D-glucosidase 1-like translates to MLKKLGRKLSRVSTLIITQTLKKRRPSRPPPLPSQGQFPPPPLPPPTMPFHRHHHHDHSTTAPFLFPQAQSTVLPDPSTFFSPSLLSSPLPTNSFFQNFTLKNGDQPEYIHPYLVKASSSSLTFCYPSRFHTPAYIYQSFTPDLTISSSDSSGRHVVSSFDDLSVTVDLPPALRFFLVRGSPFITCATLGGSAAPFSISSVNAFIDVSANAARTKHTLRLNSGQTFLCYSSSPLQLSQQGNSLLTTPDFAGVVRVAFLPDPGLEAVLDQFSACYPVSGEASFDRPFCVEYKWEKKGWGDLLLLAHPLHLRLLSSDGSRVSVLKDFKYNSIDGELVGVVGDSWLLKTETVPITWHSTKGTNEDGYAEIMSALSKDVNGLTSAPITTTSSYFYGKAIARAARLALIAEEVGFPDVIPIVQQFLKDSITPWLDGSFNGNGFLYDPKWGGMVTKQGSTDSGADFGFGIFNDHHYHLGYFLYAIAVLAKFDPAWARMYRPQAYSMMADFMTLSRKQQAKYTRLRCFDVWKLHSWAGGLTEFADGRNQESTSEAVNAYYSAALMGLSYGDTHLVSIGSTLAAFEIQAAETWWHVKEGEGLYEDDFTRDNRVVGVLWANKRDSGLWFAPAEWKECRLGIQVLPLLPITEVLFRDVGFVQELVKWTLPALSREGVAEGWKGFVYAMEGVYDKETALEKTRGLNGYDDGNSLSNLLWWLHSRGDSGEGSLGWVRNGWFGHYCH, encoded by the coding sequence ATGCTGAAGAAGTTGGGGAGGAAGCTGAGCAGGGTGTCGACCCTTATAATAACCCAAACCCTCAAGAAGAGAAGGCCATCAagacctcctcctcttccctctcAAGGTcaatttcctcctcctcctcttcctcctcccacaATGCCCTTCCACCGTCACCACCATCACGACCACTCCACCACCGCCCCCTTCCTCTTCCCCCAGGCCCAGTCCACTGTCCTCCCTGATCCCTCCACCTTCTTCTCCCCTTCACTTCTTTCCTCTCCCCTTCCCACCAATTCCTTCTTCCAGAACTTCACCCTTAAGAATGGCGACCAGCCTGAGTACATCCACCCATACCTCGTcaaagcctcctcctcctctctcaccTTCTGCTACCCATCCCGCTTCCACACCCCCGCCTACATCTACCAGTCCTTCACCCCCGACCTCACCATCTCCTCCTCCGACTCCTCCGGTCGGCACGTTGTCTCGTCCTTCGACGACCTCAGCGTCACCGTTGACCTTCCCCCTGCCCTCCGCTTCTTCCTCGTCCGCGGCAGTCCATTCATCACCTGCGCCACCCTAGGCGGATCCGCCGCCCCCTTCTCGATCTCCTCGGTCAACGCCTTCATCGACGTGTCCGCCAACGCCGCCCGCACCAAGCACACGCTCCGGCTCAACAGCGGGCAgaccttcctctgctactcttcGTCGCCGCTGCAGCTGTCACAGCAAGGCAACTCGCTGCTCACGACGCCGGACTTCGCGGGCGTCGTCCGGGTCGCCTTCCTTCCGGACCCGGGACTCGAGGCCGTCCTCGACCAGTTCAGCGCCTGCTACCCGGTGTCCGGGGAGGCCTCCTTCGACCGGCCGTTCTGCGTGGAGTACAAGTGGGAGAAGAAGGGGTGGGGCGACCTGCTCCTCCTCGCCCACCCTCTTCACCTCCGTCTCCTCTCTTCCGATGGCAGCCGCGTCTCCGTGCTGAAGGATTTCAAGTACAACAGCATCGATGGTGAGCTCGTCGGGGTCGTGGGCGATTCGTGGTTGTTGAAGACGGAGACGGTTCCGATCACCTGGCATTCGACAAAAGGCACCAACGAGGACGGTTACGCGGAGATCATGTCCGCCCTTTCCAAGGACGTCAACGGCTTGACTTCTGCTCCGATCACGACCACTTCGTCCTACTTCTACGGGAAGGCCATCGCTCGAGCTGCTCGGTTGGCTTTGATTGCGGAGGAAGTCGGATTTCCCGATGTCATCCCCATCGTGCAGCAGTTCTTGAAGGATTCAATCACTCCGTGGTTGGATGGGAGCTTCAATGGAAATGGCTTCTTGTATGATCCGAAATGGGGTGGCATGGTCACGAAGCAGGGATCAACCGACTCTGGTGCAGATTTTGGGTTCGGGATCTTCAACGATCATCATTACCATCTAGGTTACTTCCTCTATGCGATCGCTGTGCTTGCCAAGTTTGACCCAGCATGGGCGAGGATGTACAGGCCGCAGGCTTACTCCATGATGGCTGATTTCATGACATTGTCTCGCAAGCAACAAGCCAAATATACCCGATTGAGATGCTTCGATGTCTGGAAGCTGCATTCTTGGGCAGGAGGACTGACAGAGTTTGCGGATGGGCGGAATCAAGAGAGTACCAGCGAAGCCGTGAATGCTTATTATTCAGCAGCTCTAATGGGATTAAGCTATGGGGACACTCACCTTGTGTCGATCGGTTCGACACTTGCGGCATTTGAGATTCAGGCTGCGGAGACATGGTGGCATGTTAAGGAGGGAGAAGGATTGTATGAGGATGACTTCACCAGGGACAACAGAGTGGTAGGAGTCTTGTGGGCTAACAAGAGAGACAGTGGCCTGTGGTTTGCTCCTGCTGAATGGAAAGAATGCCGGCTTGGAATTCAGGTTTTGCCACTATTGCCCATAACTGAGGTTCTGTTCCGTGATGTTGGATTTGTCCAGGAGCTGGTGAAGTGGACCTTACCTGCTTTGTCAAGGGAAGGGGTTGCGGAAGGATGGAAGGGGTTTGTTTATGCAATGGAAGGAGTGTATGATAAAGAGACAGCTTTGGAGAAAACAAGAGGATTAAATGGGTATGATGATGGTAACTCACTTTCTAATTTGCTCTGGTGGCTTCATAGTAGAGGTGATAGTGGGGAAGGGAGCTTGGGTTGGGTAAGAAATGGCTGGTTTGGTCACTACTGTCACTGA